From the Solanum pennellii chromosome 4, SPENNV200 genome, one window contains:
- the LOC107018436 gene encoding polygalacturonase At1g48100 yields MEKIFLLLCLIIIIITSNSINVDARHHISKKTKSKKVISHNNSAPSPIEGSVNEPSPSPSPVSSSSPVSSPSSNVVPSDPSYGGGPTLNPEEDCIFDVMEYGAVGDGSTDDTEAFVAAWKAACQVESAVLLAPADRIFMITSTIFYGPCKPGLEFRVNGVLMTPEGPDCWPKKDSKRQWIVFYKLDNMTFSGTGTIEGNGEKWWELPCKPHRGPNGSTLPGPCDSPSMIRFFMSSNLTVRGLRIQNSPMFHMKFDGCEGVLIDQLSISSPKLSPNTDGIHIEDTKSVGIYNSVIANGDDCISIGPGCSNVEIEAVTCGPSHGISIGSLGVHNSQACVSNITVRNAIIRDSDNGVRIKTWQGGSGSVTGLSFDTIQMENVRNCIIIDQYYCLSKGCRNETSAVSVGDISYRSIKGTYDVRSAPIHFACSDTVACTNITMSEVELLPHEGELMEDPFCWNAYGIQQTLTIPPIDCLQDGMPLAIGETVDYSCSI; encoded by the exons atggagaaaatatttcttttactatgtcttattattattattattactagtaATTCTATCAATGTTGATGCAAGACATCACATTTCCAAGAAAACAAAGAGCAAAAAAGTTATTAGTCATAATAATAGTGCTCCTAGTCCTATCGAAGGTAGCGTAAACgaaccatcaccatcaccatcaccagtatcatcatcatcaccagtTTCTTCTCCTAGTAGTAATGTAGTACCATCCGACCCGAGTTACGGAGGGGGCCCCACTTTGAACCCGGAAGAGGACTGCATTTTCGATGTCATGGAATATGGAGCCGTCGGTGACGGCTCCACGGATGACACCGAAGCGTTTGTCGCGGCTTGGAAAGCCGCGTGTCAAGTTGAGTCCGCGGTGCTATTGGCTCCCGCGGACCGTATTTTTATGATCACTTCCACTATATTCTATGGTCCTTGCAAGCCGGGACTCGAATTTCGT GTAAATGGGGTGTTAATGACACCAGAAGGACCAGATTGTTGGCCTAAAAAAGATAGTAAAAGGCAATGGATTGTGTTTTATAAACTTGATAATATGACTTTTAGTGGTACTGGTACTATTGAAGGTAATGGTGAAAAATGGTGGGAACTCCCTTGCAAACCTCATAGG GGACCTAATGGCTCAACTTTACCTGGACCATGTGACAGTCCTTCT ATGATAAGATTTTTCATGAGCTCAAATTTGACAGTGCGAGGTTTAAGAATACAAAATAGTCCTATGTTTCACATGAAATTCGATGGATGCGAAGGAGTATTGATAGACCAATTATCAATTTCTTCGCCTAAGCTTAGTCCAAACACTGACGGAATTCATATCGAGGACACCAAGTCTGTTGGAATTTACAACTCCGTCATAGCTAATG GGGATGATTGCATATCAATAGGGCCTGGTTGTTCAAATGTTGAGATTGAAGCAGTCACATGTGGGCCTAGTCACGGGATCAG TATTGGGAGCCTAGGGGTGCACAATAGCCAGGCATGTGTGTCGAACATAACGGTCCGTAACGCCATTATTCGCGACTCGGACAACGGAGTTCGGATCAAGACATGGCAAGGAGGTTCAGGATCAGTAACAGGGCTATCATTTGACACAATCCAAATGGAAAATGTGCGGAACTGCATCATCATAGACCAATACTATTGCCTCTCAAAAGGCTGTCGGAACGAGACATCAGCTGTAAGTGTGGGCGACATCTCGTACCGGAGCATCAAGGGCACCTACGACGTGAGGAGCGCCCCCATACACTTTGCGTGTAGTGACACTGTAGCCTGCACTAATATTACAATGTCTGAAGTTGAACTCTTACCACATGAAGGCGAGCTCATGGAAGATCCTTTCTGCTGGAACGCTTATGGAATTCAGCAGACGTTAACGATTCCTCCCATTGACTGCTTGCAAGATGGAATGCCACTGGCAATTGGAGAGACTGTTGACTATTCCTGCAGTATCTGA
- the LOC107017793 gene encoding RNA demethylase ALKBH10B isoform X2 yields MQSGNAAVAVAVAVPEKMHSNGGGGEAVAVPRQHQHQQQWFHPQQVDERDGFISWLRGEFAASNAIIDALCHHLRLVGEPGEYDGVIGCVQQRRANWNSVLHMQQYHSVAEVIYSLHQVEWMKQQKGFDGGVNKVGKRNGSRGGVGGGGGWKSEGLKDGKESQGQNFSLDAHSKTNEVEKIDVVEVKQGDKKELAAKPEANSSVKSSVCTEAGDSQGEVDKTDDKRDSNSEGSSNVESESHSIQIPTEKQNVVPKTFVATEIYDGKPVNVVDGMKLYEELLSSSEVSKLVTLVNDLRAAGRRGQLPAQAFIVSKRPMKGHGREMVQLGLPIVDAPPEEESAISTYKDRKTEAIPGLFQDVIDQLSAMQALSVKPDACVIDIFNEGDHSQPHLWPYWYGRPISTLFLTDCEMTFGKVIGVDHPGDYRGSLKLSLAPGSVLVMQGRSTEFAKYAIPSIRKQRMLVTFTKLQLRRIKSGDSQRFPSSAGGPVSQWVPPSRSSNHIRRPFGPKHYGSMPTTGVLPIPGVRPQFAPANMQPIFVPATVAPAMPFPAPVALPPASAGWAVPPIRHPPPRLPLPGTGVFLPPGSGTSSTDNIPAENTGPLSDETVSQKVNSDSSEVQTQDCNGKADVSDAEKAVACEEQH; encoded by the exons ATGCAATCGGGAAATGCTGCGGTGGCGGTGGCGGTGGCGGTGCCGGAGAAAATGCACAGCAATGGAGGAGGAGGAGAGGCGGTGGCAGTGCCGCGACAGCATCAGCATCAACAGCAATGGTTTCATCCTCAGCAAGTGGATGAGAGGGACGGGTTTATATCGTGGTTAAGAGGGGAATTCGCAGCATCAAATGCTATAATTGATGCGTTGTGTCATCATCTTAGGTTAGTAGGGGAACCTGGTGAGTATGATGGAGTGATTGGGTGTGTACAACAAAGGAGGGCTAATTGGAATAGTGTGCTCCATATGCAGCAGTATCATTCAGTGGCTGAGGTGATCTATTCATTACACCAGGTGGAATGGATGAAGCAGCAAAAGGGTTTTGATGGAGGGGTTAATAAGGTGGGAAAGAGGAATGGGTCTAGAGGAGGAGTAGGAGGAGGAGGGGGTTGGAAAAGTGAGGGATTGAAAGATGGAAAAGAGAGTCAGGGTCAGAATTTTTCTTTGGATGCTCATAGTAAAACCAATGAGGTTGAAAAGATTGATGTTGTAGAAGTGAAGCAAGGGGACAAGAAAG AATTGGCTGCAAAACCAGAAGCAAATAGCTCAGTGAAGAGTTCAGTTTGCACAGAAGCTGGTGACTCACAAGGTGAAGTAGACAAAACTGATGATAAACGTGATTCAAACTCTGAAG GGTCTTCTAATGTGGAGAGCGAATCCCATTCCATCCAAATACCAACTGAGAAGCAGAATGTTGTACCAAAAACTTTTGTTGCTACAGAGATATACGATGGAAAACCG GTTAATGTTGTTGATGGCATGAAACTTTACGAGGAATTGCTTAGCAGTTCAGAAGTGTCAAAACTGGTTACATTGGTAAATGATTTGAGAGCTGCTGGTAGAAGAGGACAGCTTCCTG CACAGGCATTTATTGTGTCCAAGAGACCTATGAAGGGGCATGGAAGGGAGATGGTCCAGTTGGGCCTTCCCATTGTAGATGCACCTCCCGAGGAAGAATCTGCCATTTCAACATACAAAG ACCGGAAAACGGAAGCAATACCTGGCCTTTTCCAAGATGTTATTGATCAACTGAGTGCTATGCAAGCATTGTCTGTGAAGCCGGATGCTTGCGTTATTGATATCTTCAATGAG GGGGACCACTCACAGCCTCATTTATGGCCTTATTGGTATGGACGACCAATATCTACTCTGTTCTTGACAGACTGTGAAATGACTTTTGGTAAGGTGATTGGTGTGGATCATCCAGGCGATTATCGAGGCTCTCTCAAACTGTCTCTTGCACCAGG GTCTGTACTTGTAATGCAGGGAAGATCAACTGAATTTGCGAAATATGCAATTCCATCCATCCGGAAGCAGCGAATGCTCGTTACTTTTACAAAGTTACAGCTGAGAAGAATCAAGTCTGGTGATAGTCAACGTTTCCCTTCATCAGCAGGAGGTCCCGTCTCCCAGTGGGTTCCTCCTAGCAGGTCATCAAATCATATACGTCGTCCTTTTGGGCCCAAGCATTATGGCTCCATGCCAACAACTGGTGTATTACCTATTCCAGGTGTTCGTCCGCAGTTTGCTCCTGCAAATATGCAGCCAATTTTTGTTCCCGCTACGGTTGCACCAGCTATGCCTTTTCCAGCACCAGTTGCCCTTCCACCTGCCTCAGCTGGATGGGCTGTACCCCCTATTAGGCATCCCCCACCGCGACTGCCACTCCCTGGCACTGGCGTTTTCCTTCCTCCAGGCTCTGGAACATCATCCACTGACAACATTCCTGCTGAAAATACTGGTCCTCTTAGTGACGAAACTGTTTCTCAGAAAGTCAACTCAGATAGTAGTGAAGTACAAACACAAGACTGCAATGGAAAGGCAGATGTTAGTGATGCAGAGAAAGCAGTGGCTTGTGAAGAACAACACTAA
- the LOC107017793 gene encoding RNA demethylase ALKBH10B isoform X1, which translates to MQSGNAAVAVAVAVPEKMHSNGGGGEAVAVPRQHQHQQQWFHPQQVDERDGFISWLRGEFAASNAIIDALCHHLRLVGEPGEYDGVIGCVQQRRANWNSVLHMQQYHSVAEVIYSLHQVEWMKQQKGFDGGVNKVGKRNGSRGGVGGGGGWKSEGLKDGKESQGQNFSLDAHSKTNEVEKIDVVEVKQGDKKDDCAYQSSPTLFTRCHTGELAAKPEANSSVKSSVCTEAGDSQGEVDKTDDKRDSNSEGSSNVESESHSIQIPTEKQNVVPKTFVATEIYDGKPVNVVDGMKLYEELLSSSEVSKLVTLVNDLRAAGRRGQLPAQAFIVSKRPMKGHGREMVQLGLPIVDAPPEEESAISTYKDRKTEAIPGLFQDVIDQLSAMQALSVKPDACVIDIFNEGDHSQPHLWPYWYGRPISTLFLTDCEMTFGKVIGVDHPGDYRGSLKLSLAPGSVLVMQGRSTEFAKYAIPSIRKQRMLVTFTKLQLRRIKSGDSQRFPSSAGGPVSQWVPPSRSSNHIRRPFGPKHYGSMPTTGVLPIPGVRPQFAPANMQPIFVPATVAPAMPFPAPVALPPASAGWAVPPIRHPPPRLPLPGTGVFLPPGSGTSSTDNIPAENTGPLSDETVSQKVNSDSSEVQTQDCNGKADVSDAEKAVACEEQH; encoded by the exons ATGCAATCGGGAAATGCTGCGGTGGCGGTGGCGGTGGCGGTGCCGGAGAAAATGCACAGCAATGGAGGAGGAGGAGAGGCGGTGGCAGTGCCGCGACAGCATCAGCATCAACAGCAATGGTTTCATCCTCAGCAAGTGGATGAGAGGGACGGGTTTATATCGTGGTTAAGAGGGGAATTCGCAGCATCAAATGCTATAATTGATGCGTTGTGTCATCATCTTAGGTTAGTAGGGGAACCTGGTGAGTATGATGGAGTGATTGGGTGTGTACAACAAAGGAGGGCTAATTGGAATAGTGTGCTCCATATGCAGCAGTATCATTCAGTGGCTGAGGTGATCTATTCATTACACCAGGTGGAATGGATGAAGCAGCAAAAGGGTTTTGATGGAGGGGTTAATAAGGTGGGAAAGAGGAATGGGTCTAGAGGAGGAGTAGGAGGAGGAGGGGGTTGGAAAAGTGAGGGATTGAAAGATGGAAAAGAGAGTCAGGGTCAGAATTTTTCTTTGGATGCTCATAGTAAAACCAATGAGGTTGAAAAGATTGATGTTGTAGAAGTGAAGCAAGGGGACAAGAAAG ATGATTGTGCTTACCAAAGCTCACCTACTTTGTTTACGCGGTGTCACACTGGGG AATTGGCTGCAAAACCAGAAGCAAATAGCTCAGTGAAGAGTTCAGTTTGCACAGAAGCTGGTGACTCACAAGGTGAAGTAGACAAAACTGATGATAAACGTGATTCAAACTCTGAAG GGTCTTCTAATGTGGAGAGCGAATCCCATTCCATCCAAATACCAACTGAGAAGCAGAATGTTGTACCAAAAACTTTTGTTGCTACAGAGATATACGATGGAAAACCG GTTAATGTTGTTGATGGCATGAAACTTTACGAGGAATTGCTTAGCAGTTCAGAAGTGTCAAAACTGGTTACATTGGTAAATGATTTGAGAGCTGCTGGTAGAAGAGGACAGCTTCCTG CACAGGCATTTATTGTGTCCAAGAGACCTATGAAGGGGCATGGAAGGGAGATGGTCCAGTTGGGCCTTCCCATTGTAGATGCACCTCCCGAGGAAGAATCTGCCATTTCAACATACAAAG ACCGGAAAACGGAAGCAATACCTGGCCTTTTCCAAGATGTTATTGATCAACTGAGTGCTATGCAAGCATTGTCTGTGAAGCCGGATGCTTGCGTTATTGATATCTTCAATGAG GGGGACCACTCACAGCCTCATTTATGGCCTTATTGGTATGGACGACCAATATCTACTCTGTTCTTGACAGACTGTGAAATGACTTTTGGTAAGGTGATTGGTGTGGATCATCCAGGCGATTATCGAGGCTCTCTCAAACTGTCTCTTGCACCAGG GTCTGTACTTGTAATGCAGGGAAGATCAACTGAATTTGCGAAATATGCAATTCCATCCATCCGGAAGCAGCGAATGCTCGTTACTTTTACAAAGTTACAGCTGAGAAGAATCAAGTCTGGTGATAGTCAACGTTTCCCTTCATCAGCAGGAGGTCCCGTCTCCCAGTGGGTTCCTCCTAGCAGGTCATCAAATCATATACGTCGTCCTTTTGGGCCCAAGCATTATGGCTCCATGCCAACAACTGGTGTATTACCTATTCCAGGTGTTCGTCCGCAGTTTGCTCCTGCAAATATGCAGCCAATTTTTGTTCCCGCTACGGTTGCACCAGCTATGCCTTTTCCAGCACCAGTTGCCCTTCCACCTGCCTCAGCTGGATGGGCTGTACCCCCTATTAGGCATCCCCCACCGCGACTGCCACTCCCTGGCACTGGCGTTTTCCTTCCTCCAGGCTCTGGAACATCATCCACTGACAACATTCCTGCTGAAAATACTGGTCCTCTTAGTGACGAAACTGTTTCTCAGAAAGTCAACTCAGATAGTAGTGAAGTACAAACACAAGACTGCAATGGAAAGGCAGATGTTAGTGATGCAGAGAAAGCAGTGGCTTGTGAAGAACAACACTAA